The proteins below come from a single Magallana gigas chromosome 10, xbMagGiga1.1, whole genome shotgun sequence genomic window:
- the LOC136272213 gene encoding uncharacterized protein, with protein sequence MFVDIEAAEAKILEWKSHIVRTINQDKARTQTLKDLQPGDILLIMDWAMKFLPITFREKQSNWYGQKGINWHVSVCIYKDEDSNLKHRTFAHVMDGVRQDWLAVACLLEDTLHHIKIQLPKTTRAFLRSDNAGCYHCGNLWLAIPGISRRTGISIASYDYSEAQSGKSYCDAKIAHMRGKLSKEAASGHNIITAADMKSAIDLHGGTTGCQASHVEKPSPTAKCPIKGITRISNVKFGDGLITTW encoded by the exons ATGTTTGTGGACATTGAAGCAGCAGAAGCTAAGATTCTTGAGTGGAAAAGTCATATTGTAAGAACTATCAATCAAGACAAGGCAAGAACCCAAACACTGAAAGATCTCCAGCCTGGTGATATTCTTCTCATTATGGACTGGGCCATGAAATTCTTACCGATTACATTCAGAGAAAAACAGAGCAACTGGTATGGCCAGAAGGGCATAAATTGGCACGTATCTGTGTGCATTTACAAGGATGAAGACTCAAATTTAAAG CATAGAACATTTGCACATGTGATGGATGGAGTGCGACAGGACTGGTTAGCAGTTGCATGTCTCCTCGAGGACACACTTCATCACATCAAAATTCAACTTCCAAAAACTACTAGGGCATTCCTGAGAAGTGATAATGCTGGTTGCTACCACTGCGGCAACTTATGGCTTGCCATTCCAGGCATCAGTAGGCGTACTG GTATTTCCATAGCCAGCTATGACTACAGCGAGGCCCAAAGTGGGAAATCTTATTGTGATGCCAAGATTGCCCATATGAGAGGGAAGCTGAGTAAAGAAGCAGCATCAGGCCATAACATCATCACTGCAGCTGACATGAAATCAGCTATAGACTTGCATGGAGGAACGACTGGATGCCAAGCTTCACATGTTGAAAAACCCTCTCCTACAGCCAAGTGTCCAATAAAAGGCATCACTAGAATATCAAATGTGAAGTTTGGTGATGGACTTATAACAACTTGGTGA